From the Lactuca sativa cultivar Salinas chromosome 9, Lsat_Salinas_v11, whole genome shotgun sequence genome, the window CCACagctcaagaacagggactttatgatCTTCTAGACCATTTCAAGTCCAAATTTGAGGTaacaacctcagatccaacctccaaacccgaaatagatctaAAAATGCCCCAAAACTCAAGCAACAAAGGATCAAGGAGCTTAAGCAATagattattacctcaaaagaaagctccaactgaagaatGAACCAAATCTCTACAAAGCCCCTTTGCTCCaatcttcttgctcttcaatttccttccaagatTCCCTCCTCCAAGGCTTTAATCTCTCACCAAGGAAAGctcacacgaatttagggtttctggaactcaaagggaaggtaaagaggttggggaagaggtgtcatgttctttatatagggcacaactcccgggattagggttttctccatacagcaccaactcgtcgagtccacctatGCGGCTCGCCGGGTTGGTCGCTTAACACGCGACCCGaaacgcgactcgactcgccgagtcgaccttcttatttacactttagcccttcaactatgCTTATGaatttccgggatgttacatgatCCCAGGGTCATAAACTCATAGCTTGGAGACGTTGATCTACATATGCACAATAACCTATCAATTTCACAAGATTTGGGTGACGTAACAGGCTAAGCATAAGAACCTCCACCAAAAATAACAACAACAAACCCTTAAACATATAGGCATGCTATAATAAATAACGACAACAACAAACCATTATTTGTGTACATTACCAGCAAAAATGATGGGCTAATTGTAGCTTCAAGTATACAATCAGGTCCAAAGAACTTATTAGTCCTATTCGTTGTGTCTGATGCCCAATGATAATCGAACACCCAGtggagataaaaaaaattatgaacacCACATAGTTTGTAACCACCAACCAGATACATGATTCTATGAGTGAAGTTGGGATGCTCAAAATCCAAGAAGGAGGTGTATAAACCCAACAAGGGTAAAAGGGTAACTCTCTACCCTTGTAGATCATTGCTTTGCTACTAAAATTGACATTTCTATGAACAAAACTTCACTAAGGCATTTAAACAAACGTTACCAGCAACATTATATCTGAAAAGAATAATACACATAAATTACCATAGAATTAACCTGGTATCGTTCGCAAACTTCAATCTAATGAAATTAgtataaatttaatttaaatttacttAAGGCACAAAAAAACAAATTTCAGAAGATGAAATTGAAAAGCATCATCCCGTGACTTGATTAACCAGAAAAAAAAGGATGATATAAACAAATACCGCAATTCTAAATAGGATTCGAAAACCAATGCATACACAAAATCAAGGAAAATCGCACTATCATGGAAGCATGCAAAAATCAGTAAAGCTCTAAAATTGATGGAAGAACCGAAGCCAAAATCACGAATCGAAACCTGTTGTAAATCTATGGTGAATCAGCAAAACTCAAGAAACGATGGAGCCTCAGTGCTTTTAGGAAGGAGTCGGTAGTTGTTATATTTTAAGGAATGAAGTATTCACGTATCAATTTGAAACGAAGTTGATAAGCAAATAACCAAACCACACAGTTTTAAGCATCGGGTACCTaatcttatatacccttaagggtatattcacttttccatatatatatatatatatatatatatatatatatatatatatatatatatatatatatatatatatatatatagagagagagagagagagagagagtcaagataaaataagaaggaaaattttggtaggaaggtaagaaattttttatatacatgattttttagcaaaaaaaatgaaatgaatcaagattcaaaagtaagatgattcacaagaaaaaattccgaAAAAAACACCTTCATGAATCATTTTtaggtaaatcaagaaaaaaattcacttatataataattttagtgaatatcaacaaaatcatcgtaaaaatgaatcatcgaaaattttttcgggatttttcttggtgaatcatgttattattgattcatctagtgattcatttattttgtttGCCAAAAAAATAAGccgaaaaaaatttcttaccttctTACCAAAAAAATTTTCTTGCCGGATctatattctatatatatatatatatatatatatatatatatatatatatatatatatatatatatatatatatatatatatcgaactTCAAAAACTGTTAGGTTAATGGTTAGTCAATTTGTATTTGTTAAGTTCTATTAGTTTTAGCTTATGTTTGTTATTCTAATTTTGAAATTGTTCTATGGTTTAAAATACAGTTCAACATGGATTCTAGAGACAAACAACCAATGGAAACACAATCTCAATCACAACCTTTCGTTCAATCAAATGTAAGAACGAAGACAGATAAAGCATGGGAACATATAACTCTAGCTAATGATGAAAAAGGAAACAAGAGTTACATATGTAATTTTTGTGATAAAATTTGGCGTGGTGGTGGAATAAGCAAAGCTAAGAACCACCTTGCCGGTGTTAGTGGTGACATATCAGTCTGTACTAAAGTATCTCCAGAAGTCTGTTTCTTAATGCAAGGTCTTTTAAAAGAAACGGCACAAAAGGAAAAACGCAAAGCTAGTGGTGATGGCATAAACAATGTTACTATCTCGGATGACGATGAAGAGACGGAAGAAACACAAAATCGAAACGTCAAAGCACAGACTAATTAGGAAGGAAAACGGAAAGGTACATCAAATTTTCATCCTTTCTTCACAAAAAGTATAAATGATCCTTCTCAACCCACTATTAAATCTGCCATGCAAACTAAGCAAAAAATATGTGATGTCGATTTAGCAATTGCAATGTGGTTCTATGATGCATGTGTACCTATCAATGCTTGTAACTCTCCTTATTTTCAACACATGGTACATAAAATAGCGGGTATTGGTCATGGGTATACAACATCCAATTATCATGCTTTGAGGGTCAATTTATTGTCTGATGCAAAGAAGACCGTTTCATTGTTAAGTGATTCATATAGAAGTCAATGGATTGAAAGTGGTTGCATAATTATGAGTGATGGGTGGAGGGATACTAGGCAACgccatttaattaatttttttggtTTATTGTCCGAAAGGAATATCATTTCTTAAACCTGTTGATGCATCTGATATAGAGAGTAATGCTTCAAATTTGTGTAATTTGTTTGCTGAGATTGTTGAAATGACAGGACACAAGAATGTGGTTCAAATTGTTACTGATAATGCTGCCAATTACAAACTTGCTGGTAATAAGCTATGTGAAAGATATCTTTCTATTACTTGGTCTCCATGTGCAACACACTGTCTTAATCTTATATTAAAGGATGTTTCGGAATTGGATAATGTAAAAAGTTTGGCCACTCTTGCGTCTAGAGTTACTGTTTTTATTTACAATCATAAGTGGCCCTTGAATTGGTTAAGAAAAAGATATGGTTGGACATAAATCATCCGTCAAGGTGCTACACGTTTTGGTACTGCGTTTATTGCATTAAAAAGTTTGTATGACCATAAAACCGATTTACAAGCAATGGTCATATCTAACGACTTTAAGAAGATGTTGAAAGTGAGAAATGCAGTTGAATGTAAAGATATTGTCTTGAATGAAAATTTTTGGAGAAATTGTTTGATTACGGTAAAAGTGATGACTCATTTGTTAAGACTTTTGCGGTTATGTGATTCATATGAAAAACCTACATTAGGTTATGTTTATGAGGGAATGTATCGGGCAATAAGAGGGGTAAAGGAATTAtttaagaagaagaaagaattATACAAGCCTTATACTGACATAATTGATCGTCGTTGGGATATAATGCTAAGAAAAAATATTCATAGTGCAACGTATTGGTTAAATCCAGTTTTTCAGTATAATCATGAGAATGTTTTTTCTAAGAGAAAGGTGTTTCAAGGTGTTCTCGATATGGTTGAGAAGAATTTTTCCGGTACAAGCATTTTAGATCTCACACTATCTCTAGGCAAGTTTCGTGATAGTGAAGGTACTTTTGGTAGATATAGTGTCATTGCTTCTCGTACTAGTAACTGTCCAGATAACATTTAACTTTTGTATACTAttattaactatatatatattcttaccaTTGTATTTGTAGATGAATGGTGGAAGTTATTTGGCGGAGATACTCCAATATTATAAAAGTTTGCTATTAGAATACTAAGCCAAACCGCATCTTCTTCCGAATGTGAACGTAATTAGAGTGTATTTGAAAGGATTCATACAAAAAAGAGGAATATGCTGGAACATCAAAGACTAAATGATCTTGTATTTGTGCACTACAACTTGCGTTTAAAAATATAGGTAcgtttattataataaaatatttaattaatagcactgttattttatttttacaaCTTTTTCTGTGAATGATTTTGTAGACTCGACGTTGATAAAAGGTCTTACGATCCTATTGACTATGAATGTATTGACAAGACGGATTTTTGGATGGTTGAAAAAGAGTCCAAAGGAGAACTTGATTACAATGATTTAGAAAATATGCTTCACGAAGAAGAGCATGAACCGGCTGCTCAAACACAAGGTTATATTTTTTGCCATAAATATTAATGAAGTgttatagttttagtttattattaAGCTATTTCGTGACATTAaccttatattttttatattatagaAAAA encodes:
- the LOC111892970 gene encoding uncharacterized protein LOC111892970 translates to MVISNDFKKMLKVRNAVECKDIVLNENFWRNCLITVKVMTHLLRLLRLCDSYEKPTLGYVYEGMYRAIRGVKELFKKKKELYKPYTDIIDRRWDIMLRKNIHSATYWLNPVFQYNHENVFSKRKVFQGVLDMVEKNFSGTSILDLTLSLGKFRDSEDEWWKLDVDKRSYDPIDYECIDKTDFWMVEKESKGELDYNDLENMLHEEEHEPAAQTQEKETIPVFNNEEVDSEFHLLSDCEIDAYNTPMSQDP